One stretch of Legionella birminghamensis DNA includes these proteins:
- a CDS encoding copper-transporting P-type ATPase codes for MNNHHHHTGHHTAEAKSASCCHSPKTPKDIEVRESSGFYICPMHPEVRQNRPGNCPICGMALEQETVSIEAEVSSEYLDMRRRFWIALILTLPLFLLEMGGHFLAHSIPAGLSIWLQLILATPVVLWCGWPFFQRGYSSLKTRQLNMFTLISMGIGVSWIYSLVATIIPGLFPAAFQTANGHVAVYFEAAAVITTLVLLGQVLELKAREQTGSAIRALLSLAPETAHRMGAEGNEEEVSLDKVQVGDLLRVRPGEKVPVDGVLLEGKSYIDESMITGESMPVGKVVGSKLIGATINQTGSFVMKASHVGSETVLSRIVQMVSEAQRSRAPIARLADKVSGWFVPIVILTALFTFILWALVGPEPSFTYGLIAAVSVLIIACPCALGLATPMSIMIGVGQGAREGVLIKNAQALEQMEKVNVLVVDKTGTLTEGRPTLTRIITIDSINEQEVLAMAASLEHQSEHPLAKAIVTAAKDQKLTLAPVEEFNAHTGKGVTGRVGSHQMAIGTLYFMREADIEVNPDLCRIADEERADGATVVFVAIDKTLTSILIIKDPVKSNTLAVLNELQRSGIELYMLTGDSKKTALSVAKNLGIKNVIAEVLPEDKSRQVRELKNKGFVVAMAGDGVNDAPALAEADIGIAMGTGTDVAIESAGITLLHGDLGGILKARRLSVGTMGNIRQNLFFAFIYNGLGVPVAAGLLYPMTGLLLSPVIAAAAMSLSSVSVIGNALRLRRLKLNVTSEKND; via the coding sequence ATGAATAACCATCATCATCACACTGGACATCACACAGCTGAAGCGAAGTCTGCTTCGTGTTGCCATAGCCCCAAAACACCTAAAGATATAGAAGTAAGGGAGTCAAGTGGTTTTTATATTTGTCCAATGCATCCAGAGGTGCGCCAAAATCGACCTGGTAATTGCCCTATTTGTGGGATGGCTTTGGAGCAAGAAACTGTGAGCATTGAAGCGGAGGTCAGTTCAGAATATCTGGATATGAGGCGCCGTTTTTGGATAGCACTTATTTTAACTTTACCACTATTTCTCTTGGAGATGGGGGGGCATTTTCTAGCACATAGTATTCCTGCAGGCTTATCTATCTGGTTGCAACTAATCTTGGCAACTCCGGTAGTTTTATGGTGCGGCTGGCCATTTTTTCAACGTGGATATTCTTCTCTTAAAACACGTCAACTGAATATGTTTACCTTAATTTCTATGGGTATTGGCGTGTCTTGGATCTACAGCTTGGTTGCAACCATAATACCTGGCTTGTTTCCTGCGGCATTTCAAACAGCAAATGGACATGTTGCTGTTTATTTTGAGGCTGCGGCAGTCATTACGACCTTGGTTCTATTAGGACAGGTTCTTGAGCTAAAAGCTCGAGAGCAAACTGGAAGTGCAATTCGTGCTCTATTGAGTTTAGCCCCAGAAACAGCCCATCGTATGGGAGCAGAGGGCAATGAAGAAGAGGTTTCATTGGACAAAGTCCAGGTAGGTGATTTATTACGTGTTCGTCCAGGCGAAAAAGTACCAGTCGATGGAGTCCTATTGGAGGGGAAAAGCTACATTGATGAATCAATGATAACTGGTGAATCTATGCCAGTGGGTAAAGTGGTTGGTTCAAAATTAATAGGTGCTACGATAAACCAAACTGGTAGTTTTGTGATGAAAGCCTCACATGTGGGAAGTGAGACCGTACTTTCACGCATCGTACAGATGGTTAGTGAAGCACAACGAAGTCGGGCTCCTATAGCGCGCTTGGCAGATAAAGTCTCAGGATGGTTTGTACCTATTGTTATTTTGACAGCGTTATTTACATTTATCCTATGGGCGTTGGTAGGGCCAGAACCTTCATTCACTTATGGATTGATTGCAGCAGTATCGGTTCTGATTATCGCTTGTCCTTGTGCCTTAGGTTTGGCAACACCGATGTCGATTATGATTGGTGTGGGGCAAGGTGCACGAGAAGGAGTTTTGATTAAAAATGCCCAAGCTTTAGAACAAATGGAGAAAGTTAATGTGTTGGTTGTGGATAAAACCGGTACTTTAACAGAAGGGCGTCCAACATTGACTCGAATTATTACCATTGACTCAATCAATGAGCAAGAAGTTCTTGCAATGGCTGCCTCACTTGAGCATCAGAGCGAGCATCCGCTGGCTAAGGCAATTGTTACTGCCGCAAAAGATCAGAAACTAACCTTAGCTCCTGTAGAAGAATTTAACGCTCATACGGGTAAAGGAGTTACCGGTAGAGTGGGAAGCCACCAAATGGCTATTGGCACACTTTATTTCATGCGTGAAGCTGACATTGAGGTTAACCCGGATTTGTGTCGAATTGCAGATGAAGAACGGGCAGATGGCGCAACGGTGGTATTTGTCGCCATAGACAAAACACTGACTTCGATTTTAATTATTAAAGATCCGGTTAAATCGAATACTCTGGCAGTGCTTAATGAGCTGCAACGAAGTGGGATAGAGCTCTATATGTTGACAGGGGACAGTAAAAAAACAGCCTTAAGTGTAGCAAAAAACCTCGGTATCAAGAACGTGATTGCAGAAGTCCTGCCTGAAGACAAAAGCAGGCAAGTGCGTGAATTAAAAAACAAAGGGTTTGTGGTGGCTATGGCCGGAGATGGAGTGAATGATGCGCCTGCACTTGCTGAAGCCGATATTGGTATTGCAATGGGAACTGGCACCGATGTTGCCATTGAAAGTGCAGGCATTACTTTATTGCATGGTGATTTAGGCGGTATTCTTAAGGCACGTCGTTTATCGGTTGGGACCATGGGAAATATTAGGCAAAATTTATTTTTTGCCTTTATTTATAATGGATTAGGAGTCCCTGTGGCTGCTGGGCTTTTGTATCCAATGACTGGATTATTATTAAGCCCAGTTATTGCAGCGGCTGCCATGTCATTAAGTTCGGTTTCAGTAATTGGTAATGCACTACGATTGCGCAGGCTTAAACTCAACGTTACAAGTGAAAAAAATGATTAA
- a CDS encoding metal-sensitive transcriptional regulator, with protein sequence MNNHSTHEKELHRLNRAIGQLEGIKRMIEEKRYCIDILTQIRAARSALKTIELSVLDTHIKGCLGHIATLHDEVIRDQKLNEIIELLKKYE encoded by the coding sequence ATGAATAATCACTCAACCCATGAAAAAGAATTGCATCGGTTAAATCGTGCAATTGGCCAACTTGAAGGCATTAAACGCATGATTGAAGAGAAGCGGTATTGTATTGATATCTTAACGCAAATTCGTGCAGCGCGTAGTGCTTTAAAAACCATCGAGTTAAGTGTTTTAGATACTCACATTAAAGGTTGCTTAGGTCATATTGCCACGTTACATGATGAAGTAATACGTGATCAAAAATTGAATGAAATAATTGAGTTATTAAAAAAATACGAGTAG